From the Lepisosteus oculatus isolate fLepOcu1 chromosome 1, fLepOcu1.hap2, whole genome shotgun sequence genome, one window contains:
- the cnot7 gene encoding CCR4-NOT transcription complex subunit 7 isoform X3 yields the protein MNEQGEYPPGTSTWQFNFKFNLTEDMYAQDSIELLTTSGIQFKKHEDEGIETLYFAELLMTSGVVLCEGVKWLSFHSGYDFGYLIKILSNANLPEEEVDFFEILRLFFPIIYDVKYLMKSCKNLKGGLQEVAEQLELERIGPQHQAGSDSLLTGMAFFKMREMFFEDHIDDAKYCGHLYGLGSGSSYVQNGTGNAYEEEANKQQP from the exons ATGAATGAGCAAGGCGAATACCCACCAGGAACATCGACATGGCAGTTCAATTTTAAGTTTAACCTTAC GGAAGACATGTATGCGCAGGACTCCATAGAACTGTTAACAACATCAGGTATCCAGTTTAAAAAGCATGAAGATGAGGGGATTGAAACGCTGTATTTTGCAGAACTGCTTATGACCTCTGGAGTTGTGTTGTGTGAAGGAGTGAAATGGCTTTCTTTCCACAG TGGCTATGACTTTGGATACCTTATCAAAATTTTATCCAATGCCAACCTGCCAGAAGAAGAAGTGGACTTCTTTGAGATTCTCCGTTTGTTTTTTCCAATCATTTATGATGTTAAGTACCTCATGAAGAGCTGCAAAAATCTGAAG GGAGGCCTGCAGGAAGTAGCTGAACAGCTGGAGCTGGAAAGAATCGGTCCCCAGCACCAGGCTGGTTCGGACTCCCTGCTGACGGGCATGGCCTTCTTCAAAATGCGAGAG ATGTTCTTTGAGGATCACATCGACGACGCCAAGTACTGCGGCCACTTGTACGGCCTCGGCTCGGGCTCCTCCTACGTTCAGAACGGCACGGGCAACGCCTACGAGGAAGAGGCCAACAAACAGCAGCCGTGA